The Zalophus californianus isolate mZalCal1 chromosome 6, mZalCal1.pri.v2, whole genome shotgun sequence DNA window CCAAATGGTGCAGTTGGTGGTGTGGACTGATGGGGAAACCGAGTCACATGTCTGGTCttgtattcattcagcaaacatctgAGAGCCTCCTGTGCACCAGCATGCCAGCCTGCCTTCTGGGCCCCAGAACTGTCTGGAGCCCTACCCAGAGTTAGGGGACCCAGGTCCTCATACCCTTGTGCTGCTTCTCCTCATGGTCTGCACTTTCTCCCCGTACAGAGCCAGACACCCCCTAGCGGCCCGGGGAGGGAGCGCAGCCAGCATCACAGCGCAGGAGAGCCGGGACACTGGGAAAACCCAGGCGCCTTCCCTGGTGGTCTCTGTTGCCCCCTCTttgtccctctttgtctctaACAGTTAGGGGTGTGGCTCAGGCATCAGgtgtttgaatcttggctctccCCACTTACTGGCTGGGTACCTTGGGCAAGCCATTGAATTCTCTAAGCCTCATTGAATGAGTTACAGCACGTAAAGTCTTAGAGCGGCGCTTAACACGTAATGCTCAACAAATGCTGGTGACTATTGCCGTCACTGAGTCTTCTACCTACACAGAGCCTGTTGGCCAAGCCAGGCCGCCATCTCACACTACCACCTGTCCCCTAACCCTAACTGTCCCCAACACGTGTCTGCACCTTgactttctttctatttttttttttttttgagatttatttatttatttgaggcggggggaagggggagagagagagagagagagagatcacacacacacatgagcatgcacaggggaaggagcagagagagaatatTCAAGCAGATTCCTGCCGAGTGTGGAGcccgtgtggggctcgatctcacagcccatgagatcaggatctgaaccaaaaccaagagtcagacactcaaccgactgagccacccaggtgcccttgcacCTTGACTTTCTAACTCACAGAATCACAGAACTTGTCCATACCAGGACAAGTCCCTTGGCCTCGCTTGAGCCCTTCTGGGTAATAGGAAGTACACTCTGCAGCCCTTTTCAGCCACCCCGGTTCATTCTTTCAATGGCCTTCAACCAGGAAGAAGATACTCCCCTGACTCCGTCTCTTTTTACTTCTTGTTCTCTGGCTGGGCATCGGCTTCCTTGTTATCATAGCCCCCTCGCTCCCCACCAAAGCTAACCTTCTGGAACCGAAATCTTCAAGCTCAGCAAGCATCAGTGTGTCCTAGAGGCTGCCCTGGTTTGGAGGAGGACGGATGAGACTGAGTTCTGGAGTTTATGGAAGAAGGGATCCTGGCCTGCTTAATGGTGACCAGAACCCCTGGGCTTGAGGCATTCTGTGCGTGAGAAGGGTGCTGAGCTGGCTTGCAAAACTCTGGGGTTTTCCCTGATGACACCAGATTTCAAGATGACCTCAGGTTGGTCCCAGGGCTGGATGCTCACACAGAACGAGGGTGGCCCGGGGCACAGTAAATCGATCAGCTTGCTGAGATGCTGATCCTGAAGCCAGAAGGGTCCTTTCCTCATGACCTTTCCCACAGCACAGATTGCTGCTGCCTCTGGGTCATCAGAGCTTCCCTAGCTGAGTCTGACCCACCAGAATTGACATGATACCAGACCCTTCCTAGTTTCCCTGCACAAAACTTCTGGATTCAGTTCAAATGTGTCTCTTCttattcctccttttctccctccactTTACTCGACCCGTTTTACTAATTTCCTTGCTTCCCCAATTTTAGTAAAACGCAAACACCACCAATAGGAGAAAGGGCCCCAGCTGGCCTTCTTGCACCAGAGAATCTGTCAGCAAACCCTGGCATCTCCACATTTCCTCCTGCTGGTTCTCTCCGAGCTCGTGTCATCCGGGCCCTTGGCCCTTGGCCATCTCCTCCGGCCTGTGCTCTGATTTCACAACGGTCTTCCTGAGTGGCTCGTTTTCCCCCAGTGAGCCATCCACGTCTCCAGCTTCCCCATTAACTGAACAGGGATTCCCAGAGAAGAAACTTCCAAGTAACTTTGACCTCATTCTGTCCTTATCCCTTAAGGAAAATATGGCCAAACGTAactgtgattttcattttctgtcctCTGGAAACTACCACTCCATTTACACCCATAGTCATGGCCCTGGCGGAGAGGCTGGCATCTTCCCCATAGACGGATTTGGCTGTTTGTCTGCCGGTGACCTTGCCTCTAGCATTGCTTCCTGACTTCTAATCCTATGGCTCAgactctgccatcttccttccATCTGGTGGAATTCGTGGCCTTTTGAATCACAGCTTCTCTGCTCCAAAGTTCTTCAGTGAGCCCCCTTCCCTGGCCTCTCCCGGTTCCTCCCCTGCTTCCCATTTCATCCTGCCTCAGCAGCTTGGCTCGGGTATCTCCTCTCCCAACAAACACCTAGGTAGTGTGGtggttgtttttcttccttcttgtgccCTCATTCTTTTGTCCTCACGTAGGCAGGTGACAGTTTTTTTCCCAATACCATCCTTTGAAAATAGATGACTATGAATATTCTcctttgggacgcctgggtggtgcagtaggttaggcgtccaactcttggtttcggctcaggtcgtgatctcagggtcctgagatcgagcccctcgtcgggctccacgctcagcagagtctgcttgagattctctctctccctcttcttctgcccctccccccgctcgcacacttgctctctctcgaataaataaatcttctaaaaaaaaggaaaattctcctTTATAATGCCCCTTAATTTGTGCCTTTATCCGGTTATTCATACGTAACAGAAACACCTGCAGTATGGTAACACGTGTGGAGGTCCACTCGAGCTTTGGCACCTTCTGTCTCCTGTGTCCCTCAGCATTACTCAGCTCCTGTGACTGCCTGTGGGAGCAGAGGCCCTGGCCAACCGTGCACGGTGATGGGCACGCTTCCCCATCACATAAAGAATGTTCTCACTGATTCCACGtcttgttttgcagagtccaacTTAGGTCTGGAAATCAGCATTCACTGTCCATGTCACACCTTTCAGCCCAATGGAGACATCCTGGAAAACATTCATGAGGTGATGGAAATCAAATTCAAAGGTAACAAAATGGATGGTATACAGTAGGTGGAGGGCGGTTGATGAGGCAAGACAGAACAGGAGACCCCAACCAGGCCCCAAGAAAAGCAACCGAACTCCCTCACGGAGACGGCCAACTATTTTATACTGGAGTAATTCTGCTTTGCTCTAAAGGCAAGGCGTGTGACTTTCAGTTGATAGAGTATGTTAGCATCTGGAAGACAGTGTAACCTTGGGAAGAGTGGTGCATCATGGAGGCCAACGGGTCTGCCTCTCTGAGCTCAGTCACTAAAACGGAGATGAGAATACAACTTTCGGAGGGTTATCAtgcaaattaaatgagataacaaatgTAAAACACAGTGCCACAAATGCTCAACAAATAGTCGTCTTCCCCTTCCCTAAAAAAAAGGAACTGCAGTGACCAGGAATACAGGTGTCCTGACTCCTGAACTTTCCAGATGTTACAGAGGCCACGGGATCCCCACCCAGGAGTCATCTGGGTTTGAATGACTGCTTTGGGGCTCAGGGTATTTGTGTTAAGATGGAGAAATAGTTgagagtcttttctggttttcCAGTCTGTTTCTAAGACGCTCAATCTCTGGACAGTCTCTGGATTTCAGGGATGTTCTCTTTCCTTGAATAGTCCCATTTTGGATAACTGAGGCACACCCAAAGCCAGGTGGTTCCTCAAGATCAAACCAAGCACGCCAGAGCATGAGGTCAGAGGCTTGTCTGGGAAGAGGTGCCCCCTCTCTTGGCTGCCAGCCCTGGGCAGACCTCTTACCCTTCGTGGGCCTGACTTCAggcccctcccttttttttaaagccaagcaTTTGACGTCCTAATCACAGAACCTCAGAGCTCAGAAGACCTTTGGGGTCCTTAGCTACAGGCCAGGTCAGGACGAAATCCTCCCACTCTGTAAATAGTTATCTTGTTCATAAAGATTCTCAGAAAAGGGAATTTTAGATCCAGGCCTCCCATTTGTCTGATGGTCCTAGTGCGCCTTCGTGGGGTCCAAGTCCCTTCCGTCACTGTGTAAATTAAGCTCCTCGTGTTCCTGCCCTTGGTGGAGATGGACAACAGCAGGCAATTGCCTGTCACAAAATAGATCTCCTTTAGTTGAGACTCGGTCTAATTCAGTCCTCAGTCTTGTCCTTTCCAGATGAAATAGGAGGGTCTCCCCACCAGCCGCAGAGTTTGTGTGCTAAATCTGTGGATCACATTCCTTGGTATCTTCTCTGAGTGTTACAGTGGAAACACCTTGAAACTACTCTCGCATGTGCCCGTTAATGATTAAGCAAGCAATCTAGCTCCTCCGGCTCCCATTAAAGGCATCTTAAACCGAGACGCCTCACATTATAGGGAGGACTTCGGGGCTTTCTTGACCAATTCAGAGCATACGAGGAAACTCACACCCCAAGATTCTAAGTCTCGGAATCTAAACGGACAGCCCAAAGCAATGTGTTAGCTAGCTGCCTGGGGTGTTTCACGGAAGCTTCTCGGCCCCGAGATCCCAGGAAGCATCTGGGAAGGGCTCTCTGCTCTCTGGACGACTTAGACGCCGGAGTCATGAGGGGATCCGACCCCAGGTGTCTTGTGCGTTCCTCTCCCTGGTCTTCTCCTTCCGCTTCCTGCAGCCTGACATGAGCGTGATGCCTTGCCCTTGCAGGGCCGTGACGGGGTGCCACAGGAAGCCCGCCTCCACTCTGCCCTCCTCAGACAGGAGGTtgtcctccttcttcccctctgcaGGTGTGGACAGTGAGGATGATCATGGCCGTGGGGATCTAGGGCGCCTCAAGAAGCAGAAGGACCACCACAACCCTCACCTCATCCTCATGATGATTCCCCCGCACCGGCTGGACAACCCAGGCCAGggcgggcagaggaagaagcgggcCCTGGACACCAATTACTGCTTCCGGTGAGCTTGGGCCCACTCACGACCGTCAACTCCTGAGGCAGCATTTACTGTATGCCTTCAGGGGCTCAGTCCCCAGGCCGAAGCTGTGCCAACTGGGGGGGTCCTGGATGCTAGTCACAACCATCTCCAGGAAAGAAGATCTAAAAGCTCTTACCCACGTCTTCCTGTTTTTCTGGAAGCCCCCATTTTTCCACAGCCCAGCTCTGTGAGGGCCTGGCTGAAGCAAATGAGGAGGAGAGTGTTGCTAAGACAGTTTGGATCGCAGAGACTTGGCCGAAGCCTCTCTGTAGTTATTGTGTTTTGTAAAGTACTTCTACGGTGTGTTTTTGTGTGGGGCAGATGAATGCAgaacttcctttgttttttgtgtatttgaattctagttggttaacatatagtgtcatACTGGTTTccgtagaatttagtgattcatcacttccatacgacacgcagtgctcatcatacaagtgctctccttaatgcccatcccccatctagcccatcccccacctgcctccctccagcaaccctcagtttgttctctatcgtgaagagtctctcatgattggcttccctctctctctctttttcccttccttcccatatgttcatctgttttgtttcctgaattccacatatgagtgacatcatatggtgtctttctctgactatttcccttagcctaatactctctagctccaaccatgtcattgtaagtggcaagctttcattccttttgatggctgagtaacattccactgtatagatacaccacatcttctttagacgttcatctgtcgatgggcacttgggctctctccacagtttggctgttgttgataatgctgctgtaaacatcaaggtgcacgtgccccttcaaatctgtattttgtaTCCTTCGGATAAATACCTAGTTGTACCATTGCGGGGtcgtagggtaattctatttttaactttctgaggaacctccatactgttttccagaggggctgcaccagttgaATGCAGGGCTTCCCATGAAAGAAGTGCTCAGGTCCCTGTGAACTGTCCAAGGATGCTCCTGGGTGAGGGGAAATAGGGCAGTCTCCACGTGCCAGGGGGATTCGAGCTGGAGAAATTAATGAACTAATTCGGAAGTGGTAGGTAGCCActgtgaagagagaaaaagaaagagcctCTTCTCTTATTTAGTTTAGTTCCTCATTTATGAGAGGGCAGGGATGATAAAGCACACACAGCAGTTACTTAAAGGTAGAAAACGACCACATCTACGAGAAGGTCCGAAGGATAGAGTGCTTTAAGAATCTGGAGCAACAAGTTCATCTGTGGATGCAGGGAAGGCTTCAGAAGGGTGCAGATGAGTGAGGTTTGGGCATGTAGGGATGAggcgggaggaaggaaggaacacgAATCGGTCAGTTTGGCTGGAGAAGGGGATGCCTGAACGGAGCTGGGGAGAATGAATTAGGAAATTTTTAGACCTAAAACCATGTCTTATAAGGAGCAACTGAGTGCACTAGGGAGGTCGAGGTTGAAGGTGTAGTAGAGGTAATGTAGTTGGCCGCCAACTGTCGGAAGGCTGGCCTGTAGGCTCGTTCTGTATGGCTCATAATCAGTTAGGAATGGGTGCTCTTGGCCGCAGGGAACAGTGGCCTAAACCACAGAGGATTTCTTGTTCACAAGAAGCCTGTAGCAGCAGGCTCAGGGTTGGTCTGGCTGCCTAATTATGCCATTGGGAATACAGGCTCTCCCTCCGCAGTCTGCCACGCTTAGTACGTTGGCTTGCTTTTCATCTTCTTGCTTAGGGTCAACGGTGACTGCTAACGCTCCGGGTAGCCTGTGTTCATGACAAGAAGAAGGGGGATGAGGCAGAGCTGGTGGCTTTCCTCTTCCATCTGTGACTTCTATAAAGAATCAACTGTTTTTGCCAGAATTTGCCCTTACCCCCTGCATACTTCTCCTTATGTCTGATTGGTCATCGCTGGCTTACATGACCACCCCTCCCTGCAAGAGAGGCCAGGAAAATGAGTATCTGGTGGTCTAGACTTTGTAATGGGAGGTGGCAAGGGAGAAGGGAGGTAGGAATGGCTTTTGAATAGACAGATAACCGGAATGTTTGCCATGGTTCACCCATGGAACCTACAAGAAGCCAGATTTTGGAAGTAGTAAGTTCTAGGTCGCAGCAGACATTGACGTACAGGCTAGATGCCCACTTGGCAATGGTTATTGCCAAATGGATTTCTGCAGGGAACAGAATTGAAATGGCCTGATGATCACACTTGGGGTGAGTCACGAGTCTAACAGAAGGATACGCTTTGTTTTGATTCGACGGCCTCTAGATTTGGTCTAAGCAGTCTACTGTAGAATGTAAGCTGCATGAGCTTAGAGTTCATGTCTCGCTGCGTGCTCATTAGGAAGGTAACAATAAAACCACCCTCAACAAAGCTGAGCTGGCTAAGAACATTCAGTGCTTGGTTTTATGTGAAGCAATTCATGTCTCTGCTTTGATCTACGATATAAAAGGGGGCAGGACCACCTTtgccttttttctcctccttatgcGTCATCTGTATCTGCCTATTATGTTCTTGGGATCATGGTCTTCAACACAAGAAGATGCTTTTATGGTATATACTGCTCAATGCACTGGAACCTAGGATTCCATTGATTAGGGCCACCTCTTAGGATGACCAGGAAGGACTCCAGGTACAAATATGAGGGCCGTTGGTGAAGTTTTTCATATTGGTGGTTTCCTTCAGGTTGGTGGtctataaatgtttttttgttgtagCAATTTGGAGGAGAACTGCTGTGTGCGCCCTCTCTACATTGACTTCCGACAAGATCTGGGCTGGAAATGGGTCCATGAACCTAAGGGCTACTACGCCAACTTCTGCTCCGGCCCTTGCCCCTACCTCCGCAGCGCGGACACAACCCACAGCACGGTATGGAGCGGTGCTCACGCCATGTGGGACACATTCACACGAATGCATGAGGACTGAATGGTGAATGAGGGAATGATGATCCGGTGCGAGTAAAATCCCTTTGCTGAAGGTTCTGATCTTGGCACCCTGGCCCGACTCTACTTTGCCACATTCTGCCCTTTAAAATTTCCTCCACGGTTTCAACCAgcctttttatttgttctgtctAAAGCTTTTGTGCCATTCTGGAAATTAACTCACTGTCCCAGCACACCCTATAGGTCAGAGATGTGCGCACACAGCTAGCAAGGGATGTTGGGGCAGAAAGGCTTCTGCCATTGGCGGAAGGACTCTGGGAATTCCAGCCTCTTGGATATAGAAAAGACATTCTGAAAGACCATGCAAAGCACACAGAAGCAGCTAATACGAAACaatgggaagagaaggggagcgAGGGGGGGGGGGATGTCAGGCCTCTGAAACTCActtgcctttctttccctcaagGGGACTCAGAAATAGGGCAGCCATTTGTGAAACATGGCTCCTGACAGCTCACCCTTAACTGCCTGCTGTCTGGGGCCGCACACTCTGGCGCTTACTAAATGGCCCAAAGCAGCGTTCAATGGGATCAGTTCTCACCGAAGCGACCAGTTAGAGCTAGCAAAACCAGTAGAGGAGTGTTTCTTAACAGCAGAGAATATTTCATGATCTGTTTAAAGTTGCCCATTAGTTGTTCTCAGCTTACCCTGATAATGCTCACTCGAGTACGGGTGTTTACCCAAACCGAAAGAGCAGCCCCCAGAACATGCGAGAGGGCTCTGGGCCTGAGGCTTGGCCTGCCGCCCTCTAAGTGACCTGTCCTCCCCAGGTGCTGGGACTGTACAACACTCTGAATCCTGAAGCCTCTGCCTCACCTTGCTGTGTGCCCCAGGACTTGGAGCCCCTGACCATCCTGTACTATGTTGGGAGGACCCCCAAGGTGGAACAGCTGTCTAACATGGTGGTCAAGTCCTGTAAGTGTAGCTGAGACCCTGCCtgcgacagagagagaggacagaggactGCCACCGCCTGACCGCCTGCTCCTCGGGAAACACAAAGGCAACAGACCTCACCTAGAGGCCTGGAGCCCCCAACCTTCGGCTCCAGGCAGATGGCTGAGACGGAAGTTCCCTTTTGGGACATTTCTCCTTCGTGCTGGCTCTGAGAATCACTGTGGTACAGAAAGTGTGGGTTTGGTTAGGGGAAGGCCCAATTCTTCAGAACACACAGATCTTCTGTGACGTAGTTGGAGgtggtggggacagaggaagaggggtaGCAAGCCGACACGGGACGCATCACGCGGCAATGGACCTGCGGTACCctagggaggaggaagggcagagaacgGCCGGGACAGCGCCAGGCCGGAAGACACTTCTGAGGTCAGATGTGCTCAGCGCTGCCCCACGCCTGCTCTAGGGAATCGGGATTACATTATACAAGGCAAGCATTTTCCTTCAGACAGGTTGCCTAGACAAAGTCCCAGAATTGTATCTCCTACTACCTGGATTAAGGACGAATCTGTTATTTTGGCAAATTGTCCTCTCAACATCAGTCAACAGCACCAAGGGTCATTACAGGGAGAAAAATCCAGGGAAGGTAGTTCCCGGGCCGTCAACTCTATGGGGCCATCTGGATACGCTGAACTCAGAAGCAGAGGGTGGGAATGAACACTCTCCTGTCTGCCCTCTGGGTCCCTCC harbors:
- the TGFB3 gene encoding transforming growth factor beta-3 proprotein isoform X2 is translated as MQGEREDSCTQENTESEYYAKEIHKFDMIQGLAEHNELAVCPKGITSKVFRFNVSSVEKNGTNLFRAEFRVLRVPNPSSKRSEQRIELFQILRPDEHIAKQRYIGGKNLPTRGTAEWLSFDVTDTVREWLLRRESNLGLEISIHCPCHTFQPNGDILENIHEVMEIKFKGVDSEDDHGRGDLGRLKKQKDHHNPHLILMMIPPHRLDNPGQGGQRKKRALDTNYCFRNLEENCCVRPLYIDFRQDLGWKWVHEPKGYYANFCSGPCPYLRSADTTHSTVLGLYNTLNPEASASPCCVPQDLEPLTILYYVGRTPKVEQLSNMVVKSCKCS